The Salinispora tropica CNB-440 genome has a window encoding:
- a CDS encoding formimidoylglutamate deiminase, with product MTRWLAEYAWLPEQPEPTPDVLIETAAGRITGVTPLAPESRPTTGIEVLADAVRLPGLTLPGLANAHSHAFHRALRGRTHGGRGDFWTWRDRMYEVAARLDPESYLALARAGYAEMALAGVTCVGEFHYLHHGPDGTPYADPNAMGAALVEAAAHAGIRLTLLDACYLTATVTGDPLAGPQRRFGDGDALRWAERAAAFAPTEAHVRVGAAIHSVRAVPADQLATVAGSAQERGVPLHVHLSEQPAENDACRAAHGCTPTRLLADRGVLDQHTTAVHATHPTSSDVALLGESNTGVCLCPTTERDLADGIGPARRMANAGTPLSLGSDSHAVVDLFEEARAVELDERLRTRQRGHFTAGELVTAATVAGHVALGWGDAGRLAVGDRADLVTLRLDSPRTAGVPAAGAFFAATAADVRQVVVDGQVVVQDGLHCTVDVPTELATSIAEVTGTP from the coding sequence GTGACCCGCTGGCTCGCCGAGTACGCGTGGCTCCCCGAGCAGCCCGAGCCGACCCCGGACGTGCTGATCGAGACCGCTGCCGGCCGGATCACCGGGGTGACCCCGCTCGCGCCCGAAAGCCGGCCGACCACCGGGATCGAGGTCCTCGCCGACGCGGTCCGCCTGCCCGGGCTGACCCTGCCGGGGCTGGCCAACGCGCACTCGCACGCCTTCCACCGCGCGTTGCGCGGCCGCACCCACGGCGGTCGCGGCGACTTCTGGACCTGGCGGGACCGAATGTACGAGGTGGCCGCCCGGCTGGACCCGGAGAGCTACCTCGCGCTCGCCCGCGCCGGGTACGCGGAGATGGCGCTGGCCGGCGTCACCTGCGTCGGCGAGTTCCACTACCTGCACCACGGCCCGGACGGCACCCCGTACGCGGACCCGAACGCGATGGGGGCCGCCCTGGTCGAGGCGGCAGCGCACGCCGGGATCCGGCTGACCCTGCTGGACGCCTGCTACCTGACCGCCACCGTCACCGGCGATCCGCTGGCCGGGCCGCAGCGACGCTTCGGCGACGGTGACGCCCTGCGCTGGGCGGAGCGGGCGGCGGCGTTCGCCCCCACCGAGGCGCACGTACGGGTCGGCGCGGCGATCCACTCGGTACGCGCCGTGCCCGCCGACCAACTGGCGACGGTGGCCGGCTCGGCGCAGGAGCGGGGCGTCCCGCTGCACGTGCACCTCTCCGAGCAGCCGGCCGAGAACGACGCCTGCCGGGCCGCGCACGGCTGCACCCCCACCCGCCTGCTGGCCGACCGGGGCGTCCTCGACCAGCACACCACCGCCGTGCACGCCACCCACCCCACCAGCTCGGACGTGGCCCTGCTCGGGGAGAGCAACACCGGGGTCTGTCTCTGCCCCACCACCGAGCGGGACCTCGCCGACGGGATCGGACCGGCCCGCCGGATGGCCAACGCCGGCACCCCGCTGAGCCTCGGCAGCGACAGCCACGCGGTGGTGGACCTTTTCGAGGAGGCGCGCGCGGTGGAGCTGGATGAGCGCCTGCGCACCCGGCAACGCGGCCACTTCACCGCCGGCGAGCTGGTCACCGCGGCCACCGTCGCCGGGCACGTCGCCCTCGGCTGGGGCGACGCCGGCCGGCTGGCCGTCGGCGACCGGGCCGACCTGGTCACCCTCCGGCTGGACAGCCCGCGGACCGCGGGCGTACCGGCAGCCGGCGCGTTCTTCGCCGCCACCGCGGCGGATGTCCGCCAGGTGGTGGTGGACGGCCAGGTGGTGGTCCAGGACGGACTGCACTGCACCGTCGACGTCCCCACCGAGCTGGCCACGTCGATCGCGGAGGTGACCGGTACGCCATGA
- a CDS encoding allantoate amidohydrolase, whose protein sequence is MLTHPVVEGSLPRRFRRLWDEIAPIGRDDRSGGYLRYALTEPELRLREWFRAQADQRDMPVTDDGNGNLFAWWGAPEAGNAVLTGSHFDSVPHGGAYDGPLGIVSAFLAVDELRAAGATPTRPIAVAAFVEEEGARFGVPCLGSRLLTGALPAERAAELHDPAGVSFAEALGGSPAGARPELLGRFAAFVELHVEQGRALVEQAAPVAVASAIWPHGRWRFDFTGEGNHAGTTRMTDRRDPMLTYAFTVLAANKEARRLGAHATIGRVRVEPNATNAIPSQVTGWLDARAAEPETLAGLVEAVHDRASERARRDGTGLRLTEESATPLVAFDGGLADRLARLLDAPVLPTGAGHDAGVLAGHLPTAMLFVRNPTGVSHSPAESANDDDCAAGVQALAAALEELT, encoded by the coding sequence GTGTTGACGCATCCGGTGGTGGAAGGCTCCCTTCCCCGCAGGTTCCGGCGGCTCTGGGACGAGATCGCGCCGATCGGCCGGGACGACCGTAGCGGCGGATACCTGCGGTACGCGCTGACCGAGCCGGAGCTACGGCTGCGGGAGTGGTTCCGCGCCCAGGCCGACCAGCGCGACATGCCGGTGACCGACGACGGCAACGGCAACCTCTTCGCCTGGTGGGGCGCCCCGGAGGCCGGGAACGCGGTGCTCACCGGCAGCCACTTCGACTCGGTACCGCACGGCGGGGCGTACGACGGGCCGCTCGGCATCGTCAGCGCCTTCCTCGCCGTGGACGAGCTACGCGCCGCGGGCGCCACCCCGACCCGTCCCATCGCGGTCGCGGCCTTCGTGGAGGAGGAGGGTGCCCGGTTCGGCGTACCGTGCCTGGGGTCTCGGCTGCTCACCGGCGCGCTGCCGGCCGAACGGGCGGCCGAGCTGCACGACCCGGCCGGGGTGAGTTTCGCCGAGGCGCTGGGCGGCTCGCCGGCCGGTGCCCGGCCGGAGCTGCTCGGCCGCTTCGCCGCCTTCGTCGAGCTCCACGTCGAGCAGGGCCGCGCCCTGGTCGAGCAGGCCGCACCGGTCGCCGTCGCGAGCGCGATCTGGCCACACGGCCGGTGGCGTTTCGACTTCACCGGCGAGGGCAACCACGCGGGTACGACCCGGATGACGGACCGCCGCGACCCCATGCTCACGTACGCGTTCACGGTGCTCGCCGCCAACAAGGAGGCCCGGCGGCTCGGCGCCCACGCCACGATTGGCCGGGTACGGGTGGAGCCGAACGCCACCAACGCCATCCCGTCCCAGGTGACCGGCTGGCTGGACGCCCGCGCCGCCGAACCGGAGACCCTCGCCGGGCTGGTCGAGGCCGTCCACGACCGGGCTTCGGAGCGGGCCCGACGCGACGGCACCGGGTTGCGGCTGACCGAGGAGTCGGCCACGCCCCTCGTCGCGTTCGACGGCGGGCTGGCCGACCGGCTCGCCCGGCTGCTCGACGCGCCGGTGCTGCCGACCGGTGCTGGGCACGACGCCGGCGTGCTGGCCGGACACCTGCCCACCGCGATGCTCTTCGTCCGTAACCCCACCGGGGTCTCGCACTCCCCCGCGGAGTCGGCGAACGACGACGACTGCGCGGCCGGGGTGCAGGCCCTCGCCGCCGCGTTGGAGGAGCTGACGTGA
- the hutU gene encoding urocanate hydratase encodes MTQPIRAARGTTPTARGWPQEAARRMLMNNLDPEVAERPEDLVVYGGTGKAARDWPSYHALLNTLTDLRDDETMLVQSGRPVAVMRTHEWAPRVLLANSNLVGDWATWPEFRRLEQLGLTMYGQMTAGSWIYIGTQGILQGTYETFAAVAAKRFGGSLAGTLTLTAGCGGMGGAQPLAVTMNSGACLIVDVDRSRLERRVRERYLDEVADSLDDAVQRATAARNERRARSIGVVGNAATLFPELLRRGIPVDVVTDQTSAHDPLSYLPEGVELADARDYAAAKPAEFTDRARASMARHVEAMVGFLDAGAEVFDYGNSIRGEAQLGGYARAFDFPGFVPAYIRPLFCAGKGPFRWAALSGDPADIAATDRAILELFPENEQLARWIRMAGERVAFQGLPARICWLGYGERDRAGVRFNEMVAAGELSAPVVIGRDHLDCGSVASPYRETEAMADGSDAIADWPLLNALVNTASGASWVSLHHGGGVGIGRSIHAGQVCVADGSALAGQKIERVLTNDPAMGVVRHVDAGYDDARQVAERTGLHIPMAKS; translated from the coding sequence ATGACCCAGCCGATCCGCGCCGCGCGTGGCACCACCCCCACCGCCCGGGGCTGGCCCCAGGAAGCCGCACGGCGGATGCTGATGAACAACCTCGACCCGGAGGTGGCCGAACGCCCCGAGGACCTGGTCGTCTACGGCGGGACCGGGAAGGCCGCGCGGGACTGGCCGTCGTACCACGCGCTACTGAACACCCTCACCGACCTGCGCGATGACGAGACGATGCTGGTGCAGTCCGGCCGGCCGGTCGCGGTGATGCGGACCCACGAGTGGGCACCGCGGGTGCTGCTGGCCAACTCCAATCTGGTCGGCGACTGGGCGACCTGGCCGGAGTTCCGCCGGCTGGAGCAGCTCGGCCTGACCATGTACGGGCAGATGACCGCCGGATCGTGGATCTACATCGGCACCCAGGGCATCCTTCAGGGCACCTACGAAACGTTCGCGGCCGTCGCCGCGAAGCGGTTCGGCGGGTCGCTGGCCGGGACGCTGACCCTGACCGCCGGCTGCGGTGGGATGGGCGGGGCCCAGCCGCTCGCGGTGACCATGAACAGCGGCGCCTGCCTGATCGTGGATGTAGACCGGTCCCGCCTCGAACGCCGGGTACGCGAGCGCTACCTGGACGAGGTCGCCGACTCACTCGACGACGCGGTACAGCGGGCAACCGCCGCGCGGAACGAACGGCGGGCGCGCAGCATCGGCGTGGTCGGCAACGCGGCCACCCTCTTCCCCGAGCTGCTGCGCCGAGGCATCCCGGTGGACGTGGTCACCGACCAGACCAGCGCCCACGACCCACTGTCGTACCTGCCGGAGGGGGTTGAGCTGGCCGACGCCCGCGACTACGCGGCGGCCAAGCCGGCCGAGTTCACCGACCGCGCCCGCGCGTCGATGGCCCGACACGTCGAGGCGATGGTCGGCTTCCTCGACGCGGGCGCCGAGGTGTTCGACTACGGCAACTCGATCCGCGGCGAGGCCCAGCTCGGTGGCTACGCGCGCGCCTTCGACTTCCCGGGATTCGTGCCCGCCTACATCCGGCCGCTGTTCTGCGCGGGTAAGGGCCCGTTCCGGTGGGCGGCGCTCTCCGGCGACCCGGCCGACATCGCCGCCACCGACCGGGCCATTCTCGAACTCTTCCCGGAGAACGAGCAGCTGGCCCGTTGGATCCGGATGGCCGGCGAACGGGTGGCGTTCCAGGGGCTGCCGGCCCGGATCTGCTGGCTCGGCTACGGCGAACGGGACCGGGCCGGGGTACGGTTCAACGAGATGGTCGCCGCCGGAGAGCTCTCCGCGCCGGTGGTCATCGGCCGGGATCACCTGGACTGCGGTAGCGTCGCCAGCCCGTACCGGGAGACCGAGGCGATGGCCGACGGCTCCGACGCCATCGCCGACTGGCCGCTGCTCAACGCCCTGGTCAACACCGCCAGCGGGGCCTCCTGGGTCTCCCTGCACCACGGCGGCGGGGTCGGGATCGGCCGCTCCATCCACGCCGGCCAGGTCTGCGTCGCCGACGGCAGCGCCCTCGCCGGGCAGAAGATCGAACGAGTCCTGACCAACGACCCGGCCATGGGCGTCGTCCGGCACGTTGACGCCGGCTACGACGACGCCCGGCAGGTCGCCGAGCGGACCGGCCTGCACATCCCGATGGCGAAGTCGTGA
- a CDS encoding MurR/RpiR family transcriptional regulator, protein MNNGSVVPPGDRVLDLFRGVRLTPTQRRIAHCLVQQGPAVAYLSAAEVAELAGVSQPSVTRFAMALGHDGYPALRRHLRELTAAPRGGRPNPDNELQQAVRAEIENLDRLADQFADRDRVAAAGRVLAASHPLPVLGLRAAAPLAAYFAYFAAKVLPDVRVLDDGGSLLTDRIEQAAEAGATALLALVLPRYPREALDALREARTAGLTVVTITDSPVSPAGEHADVVLPAAVGAQLVFDLHTAPMTLAMVLLQAICDAAPVQTQRRLEAFEASAARRQLFLG, encoded by the coding sequence ATGAATAACGGATCCGTCGTGCCCCCGGGTGACCGGGTGCTGGACCTGTTCCGCGGGGTTCGGCTCACCCCGACGCAGCGACGGATCGCGCACTGCCTCGTCCAGCAGGGCCCGGCGGTGGCGTACCTGTCGGCGGCGGAGGTCGCCGAGCTGGCCGGGGTGAGCCAGCCCTCGGTGACCCGCTTCGCGATGGCCCTCGGCCACGACGGCTACCCCGCCCTGCGCCGCCACCTCCGGGAGCTGACCGCGGCACCCCGCGGCGGGCGACCGAACCCGGACAACGAACTCCAGCAGGCGGTACGCGCCGAGATCGAGAACCTGGACCGACTCGCCGACCAGTTCGCCGACCGGGACCGCGTCGCCGCCGCCGGCCGGGTCCTCGCCGCCAGCCACCCGCTGCCGGTGCTCGGCCTCCGTGCCGCCGCGCCGCTGGCCGCCTACTTCGCCTACTTCGCCGCCAAGGTACTCCCGGACGTACGGGTCCTCGACGACGGCGGCAGCCTGCTCACCGACCGGATCGAACAGGCCGCCGAGGCCGGTGCGACCGCCCTGCTCGCCCTCGTGCTGCCCCGCTACCCCCGGGAGGCCCTCGACGCCCTGCGGGAAGCCCGAACGGCGGGCCTGACCGTCGTCACCATCACCGACTCGCCGGTCAGCCCAGCCGGCGAACACGCCGACGTGGTGCTGCCCGCCGCCGTCGGCGCTCAACTCGTGTTCGACCTGCACACCGCACCGATGACCCTGGCCATGGTGCTGCTCCAGGCGATCTGCGACGCCGCACCCGTGCAAACCCAACGGCGGCTGGAGGCGTTCGAAGCCTCCGCCGCCCGTCGTCAGTTGTTCCTCGGTTAG
- a CDS encoding MOSC domain-containing protein produces MRLSAIHTYPVKGCRRRDHDVAPVLPWGLAGDRRWMLVDAAGIGITQREVSGLVALRAVAHAGGLTLRAAGHPDLDVPEPVDGVPIVVRTFRSRKLGVWAHAAGSTAQTWVSRLLGRPARLVWLARPARHIPAADREQDPGGQVTFADEYPILLSSTGSLDELNRWLAEAGEPPVPMTRFRPNLVVTGAPAWAEDGWAARLVRIGGVTFRAAGLAGRCVVTTVDQETGVRGKEPLVTLGRYRRVRQKLRFGLHMVPVETGRVAVGDEVVLAD; encoded by the coding sequence ATGCGGCTGAGCGCTATTCACACCTACCCCGTCAAGGGGTGTCGGCGGCGGGACCACGATGTCGCCCCGGTGCTGCCCTGGGGCCTGGCCGGCGACCGGCGCTGGATGCTCGTGGACGCGGCGGGCATCGGCATCACCCAACGCGAGGTCAGCGGCCTCGTCGCGCTGCGCGCGGTGGCCCACGCCGGCGGTCTCACCCTGCGTGCCGCCGGCCACCCCGACCTCGACGTCCCGGAACCGGTCGACGGTGTCCCGATCGTCGTCCGCACCTTCCGCAGCCGCAAGCTGGGCGTGTGGGCGCACGCCGCTGGTTCGACCGCCCAGACCTGGGTCAGCCGGTTGCTCGGCCGCCCGGCCCGCCTGGTGTGGCTGGCCCGGCCAGCCCGACACATCCCCGCAGCCGACCGCGAGCAGGACCCGGGTGGCCAGGTCACCTTCGCCGACGAGTACCCGATTCTGCTCAGCAGCACCGGCTCGCTCGATGAGCTCAACAGGTGGCTGGCAGAGGCCGGCGAGCCGCCTGTGCCGATGACCCGCTTCCGCCCGAACCTCGTGGTCACCGGAGCGCCGGCCTGGGCGGAGGACGGCTGGGCCGCCCGCCTGGTGCGGATCGGTGGTGTCACCTTCCGCGCCGCCGGCCTGGCTGGCCGTTGCGTGGTCACCACAGTGGACCAGGAGACCGGTGTGCGCGGGAAGGAGCCGCTGGTCACGCTCGGCCGCTACCGCAGGGTGCGGCAGAAGCTCCGCTTCGGGCTGCACATGGTGCCCGTCGAGACCGGCCGGGTCGCCGTCGGTGACGAGGTTGTGCTCGCCGACTGA
- a CDS encoding GNAT family N-acetyltransferase — protein sequence MTLRFVLDPDLTPELRAEIVALWVDVTNAGGAVGFVAPVTAADVRSIADPTLAAVTDGPDRLLLGYVGGQLAAMAIFTDNRFHLKTHYRVLTRVMIHPDCQGEGYGLDLMREAERIGRRLGLVALQVTVRDGLGLDRFYRHLGYREVGRLPGALRVGAGDDRDELFMWLDLSTDRPR from the coding sequence GTGACTCTGCGGTTCGTCCTCGACCCCGACCTGACGCCCGAACTGCGCGCGGAGATCGTCGCGCTCTGGGTGGACGTCACCAACGCCGGTGGCGCGGTGGGCTTCGTCGCGCCGGTCACCGCCGCCGACGTGCGGAGCATCGCCGACCCGACCCTGGCGGCGGTCACCGACGGCCCGGACCGGTTGCTACTCGGCTACGTGGGCGGCCAGCTCGCCGCGATGGCGATCTTCACCGACAACCGGTTTCACCTGAAGACCCACTACCGGGTCCTGACCCGGGTCATGATTCACCCGGACTGTCAGGGCGAGGGCTACGGCCTGGACCTGATGCGCGAGGCGGAGCGGATCGGCCGCCGGCTGGGGCTGGTCGCGCTCCAGGTCACCGTCCGGGACGGGTTGGGGCTGGACCGTTTCTACCGGCATCTCGGCTACCGCGAGGTGGGACGGCTGCCGGGCGCGCTGCGGGTGGGGGCGGGGGATGATCGGGACGAGCTCTTCATGTGGCTCGACCTGAGCACCGACCGGCCCCGGTGA
- a CDS encoding ASCH domain-containing protein, whose protein sequence is MIADLPPYEFAFPGPLRDQLVAAVLEGTKTTTTGLCQDYEIDGEALPVAGAQAAVVDSAGRRVAVIELTEVRVSRLGDVDLDHARDEGEGYDSVAAWRAGHEKYWHGVDYRGWLGDPDFTVDDDTPAVLERFRLVATL, encoded by the coding sequence GTGATCGCCGACCTGCCACCATACGAGTTCGCCTTCCCCGGCCCGTTGCGGGACCAACTGGTCGCCGCGGTGCTCGAGGGGACCAAGACCACCACGACCGGCCTGTGTCAGGACTACGAGATTGACGGTGAGGCGCTACCGGTCGCGGGTGCCCAGGCGGCGGTGGTCGATTCTGCTGGTCGTCGGGTGGCCGTGATCGAGCTGACCGAGGTACGGGTCAGCCGGCTCGGTGACGTGGACCTTGACCACGCCCGGGACGAGGGCGAGGGGTACGACTCGGTCGCCGCCTGGCGGGCGGGCCACGAGAAGTACTGGCACGGCGTGGACTACCGAGGGTGGCTCGGTGATCCGGACTTCACCGTGGACGACGACACGCCGGCTGTGCTGGAGCGGTTCCGGCTGGTGGCGACGCTGTGA
- the bcp gene encoding thioredoxin-dependent thiol peroxidase: protein MTAPARLSPGDTAPDFTLPTDSGDQLALADLRGRKVLLYAYPAAMTPGCTKQACDFRDSLASLQAAGYEVVGISPDKPEKLATFRERDAITFPLVSDTDRAVLTAYGAYGEKQSYGKTVTGVIRSTFVIDADGRIEQAFYNVRATGHVAKLRRDLGLD from the coding sequence ATGACCGCGCCTGCCCGCCTCTCCCCCGGCGACACCGCCCCCGACTTCACCCTCCCCACCGACAGCGGCGACCAGCTCGCGCTGGCCGACCTCCGCGGTCGCAAGGTGCTGCTCTACGCCTACCCGGCCGCGATGACCCCCGGCTGCACCAAGCAGGCCTGCGACTTCCGCGATTCCCTCGCCTCGCTCCAGGCCGCCGGCTACGAGGTCGTCGGCATCTCCCCGGACAAGCCGGAGAAGCTGGCCACGTTCCGCGAACGGGACGCCATCACGTTCCCCCTCGTCTCCGACACCGACCGGGCGGTGCTCACCGCGTACGGGGCGTACGGCGAGAAGCAGTCGTACGGCAAGACGGTCACCGGGGTCATCCGCTCGACGTTCGTCATCGACGCCGACGGGCGCATCGAGCAGGCCTTCTACAACGTCCGGGCGACCGGCCACGTCGCCAAACTCCGTCGCGACCTCGGCCTGGACTGA
- a CDS encoding energy-coupling factor ABC transporter permease gives MEYLAMHISNGIINGPVAAIFAVIALAAMALCVQRGRQHLDDRLAPMAGLVAAFIFAVQMLNFPIFTAGVSGHLLGGALAALLVGPWVGALCVAVVLIVQALVFGDGGVAMLGLNITNMAIVGTAAAYLLIVALLRVLPRTPAGLAVTAFVSALVSVVVAALGFVFQYQLGGAADLGDNIAGLAGTIAVSHLLIGIGEGLITAVTVLTVAKTRPDLVYALRARGPVASAPVLAVGGAR, from the coding sequence GTGGAGTACCTGGCGATGCACATCTCCAACGGGATCATCAACGGTCCCGTCGCCGCGATCTTCGCGGTGATCGCGCTGGCAGCGATGGCGCTCTGCGTCCAGCGCGGCCGGCAACACCTGGACGATCGACTGGCGCCGATGGCCGGCCTGGTCGCCGCCTTCATCTTCGCCGTGCAGATGCTCAACTTTCCGATCTTCACCGCCGGGGTCAGCGGCCACCTGCTCGGTGGCGCGCTCGCCGCGCTGCTGGTGGGGCCGTGGGTCGGCGCACTCTGCGTGGCCGTGGTGCTGATCGTGCAGGCGCTGGTCTTCGGCGACGGCGGCGTGGCGATGCTCGGTCTCAACATCACCAACATGGCGATCGTCGGCACCGCCGCCGCGTACCTGCTGATCGTCGCACTGCTGCGGGTCCTGCCGCGTACGCCGGCCGGGCTCGCCGTGACGGCGTTCGTCTCGGCCCTGGTCAGCGTCGTGGTGGCGGCCCTGGGCTTCGTCTTCCAGTACCAGCTCGGTGGCGCCGCCGACCTCGGCGACAACATCGCCGGTCTGGCCGGCACGATCGCCGTCTCGCACCTGCTGATCGGCATCGGCGAGGGCCTGATCACCGCGGTGACGGTGCTGACCGTCGCGAAGACCCGACCCGATCTCGTCTACGCGCTGCGCGCCCGCGGACCGGTCGCGTCAGCCCCCGTCCTGGCTGTTGGAGGTGCCCGGTGA
- a CDS encoding PDGLE domain-containing protein, whose protein sequence is MRKRTWGFVASGLLVSLLLAGVVSGFASAHPDGLESALREGCIVDAEGAVTGGDCPAQREQEHEIGGPLADYGVTGIADDTLATGLSGVVGVLLTFALAGGGFWLVRRRAGQPTGDGDAAAQPTSAAGVG, encoded by the coding sequence GTGAGGAAACGGACCTGGGGTTTCGTCGCCAGCGGGCTGCTGGTCTCCCTGCTGCTGGCCGGGGTGGTGAGCGGCTTCGCGTCGGCCCACCCGGACGGGCTGGAGTCCGCGCTGCGGGAGGGCTGCATCGTTGACGCGGAGGGTGCCGTCACCGGCGGCGACTGTCCGGCGCAGCGGGAACAGGAGCACGAGATCGGCGGCCCGTTGGCCGACTACGGCGTCACCGGCATCGCCGACGACACCCTCGCCACCGGGCTCTCCGGTGTTGTCGGCGTGCTGCTGACCTTCGCCCTGGCCGGGGGCGGGTTCTGGCTGGTCCGTCGCCGGGCCGGGCAACCCACCGGGGATGGGGACGCGGCGGCGCAGCCGACCTCCGCCGCCGGAGTGGGCTGA